In Zingiber officinale cultivar Zhangliang chromosome 8B, Zo_v1.1, whole genome shotgun sequence, a single genomic region encodes these proteins:
- the LOC122013714 gene encoding phosphatidylinositol 4-kinase gamma 7-like, with protein MRMPGLESDQQDQTVKRKPQIDLKTSSSVGDHLPLLQNSWRRGLTTKPFRLTLPDLLQNNSTWPIEILVCADNDDARVKELVKDVAKGMKNGATPTPVERGSGGVYVCRNKSGDRVAVLKPADEEPFAPNNPKGFVGKTIGQPGIRNSVRIGEMNFREVAAYLLDHENFANVPPTALVKIIHSAFRVNDGRKPKLLSKIASLQQFIPHDFDASEYGSSTFPVAAVHRIGILDVRIFNTDRHAGNLLVRKVEDGVGRFGERTQLIPIDHGLSLPEGLEDPYFEWINWPQSSIPFSEDELEYISDLDPVKDCEMLRRELPMIREACLRVLVLCTIFLKQAAAFGLCLSDIGEMMSRDFSVLQEGLISEFEGVCVKAWRQATDGAAFFSPKATVQELEEDFQFHMEYSPGLSTLVEESHEENEESTTADAKALFSDEQDDFPLGANSSAPPKTNWFRVKKQSKNAVTGKPIDEREGNSGTDISDVRLANMGGEEWQDFLEHFQDLLPIALDARKTLAAQKHKPRLGTSCNF; from the coding sequence ATGCGTATGCCTGGCCTTGAATCGGACCAGCAAGACCAAACCGTGAAGAGAAAACCTCAAATCGACCTCAAGACCTCAAGCTCTGTAGGTGATCATTTGCCTCTCCTGCAGAATTCATGGCGCAGGGGTTTAACTACTAAACCCTTCCGCCTGACCTTACCGGATCTCCTGCAAAACAACTCAACCTGGCCGATTGAGATATTGGTCTGTGCGGACAACGACGACGCTAGAGTGAAAGAGCTGGTCAAGGATGTGGCGAAAGGTATGAAAAACGGCGCAACGCCCACACCTGTGGAAAGAGGGAGTGGAGGTGTCTACGTCTGCAGGAATAAGTCCGGTGATAGGGTTGCAGTTTTGAAGCCAGCTGATGAGGAGCCATTTGCACCCAACAACCCAAAAGGTTTTGTTGGGAAAACCATCGGCCAGCCAGGTATCAGAAACTCTGTGCGCATCGGCGAGATGAACTTCAGGGAGGTCGCTGCTTACCTTTTGGATCACGAAAACTTCGCAAATGTTCCTCCGACGGCGCTTGTGAAGATCATACACTCGGCGTTTCGTGTCAATGATGGCAGGAAACCAAAACTTCTCAGCAAGATTGCTTCGCTCCAGCAGTTCATTCCCCACGATTTCGATGCCAGCGAGTATGGATCGTCCACCTTTCCCGTTGCGGCGGTACACAGAATTGGGATACTCGACGTCAGGATCTTCAACACAGACAGGCATGCTGGAAATTTGCTGGTGAGGAAGGTCGAGGATGGGGTTGGCAGGTTTGGAGAAAGAACACAACTTATCCCCATAGATCATGGTCTTTCCTTGCCAGAGGGCTTGGAGGATCCCTATTTCGAGTGGATCAACTGGCCACAGTCATCGATTCCGTTTTCCGAGGATGAGTTAGAGTATATATCCGATCTCGATCCTGTGAAAGACTGTGAGATGCTTCGGAGGGAGCTTCCGATGATTCGAGAAGCCTGCCTCCGAGTTCTGGTCTTGTGCACGATTTTCCTCAAGCAAGCAGCAGCTTTTGGGCTCTGCCTATCTGACATCGGCGAGATGATGAGCAGAGACTTCAGCGTATTGCAAGAAGGGCTGATCAGTGAGTTTGAGGGCGTCTGTGTGAAGGCATGGCGGCAAGCTACTGATGGAGCGGCGTTTTTTTCTCCAAAAGCCACGGTCCAAGAGTTGGAAGAAGACTTCCAGTTTCACATGGAATATAGTCCAGGTTTGTCAACGTTGGTGGAGGAAAGCCACGAGGAGAATGAAGAAAGCACCACGGCAGATGCGAAAGCACTCTTCTCTGATGAGCAGGATGACTTCCCATTGGGTGCCAACTCTTCTGCACCTCCGAAGACCAACTGGTTCCGTGTAAAAAAACAGAGCAAGAATGCTGTTACTGGAAAGCCAATCGATGAGCGCGAGGGGAACAGTGGCACAGATATAAGCGATGTGAGGCTGGCTAACATGGGTGGAGAAGAATGGCAGGATTTCCTCGAGCACTTCCAGGACCTGTTGCCGATTGCTCTCGATGCTCGCAAAACTTTGGCTGCTCAAAAGCACAAGCCAAGGCTGGGCACCTCTTGCAATTTTTGA